A region of the Mycoavidus sp. HKI genome:
GGCTCACTCAATGGAATAAAGAGATCGTCTCTAAATTAGAAAAAGAGTTAATGCAGTGGTTGCACTTCGAACTGAAGTTAAAGGATGGCCCTAGTACATTAGGTTGCCAGACGGCCTTTCCAGAACGTCTACTGTTCAAATGTCTGGATGAATCGGTAGTTCCTAAAGATAAGATCTTCAATACCTTAGGAGAACGCGTAATTTTGTCCGACGTGGCTGTTAAAACCTTGATCGATGCCCTAAAGGATCGAGAAAGAGATGTTAGGTCTTCGGCAGCTAGTGCATTAGAGAAGCAGAAAATGCTGTCCGACGCGGCTGTTGAAGCTTTGATCGATGCTTTGAAGCATAAAATTTGGTATGTCAGGACTGCGGCAGCCAATGTGTTAGGCCACCAGGCAACGCTGTCCGGCGAGGTCGTTGAAGCCTTAATCAGTGCTTTAAAAGATCAAGATAGAGATGTCAGGGCTACAGCAGCCAGCGCGTTAGAAAAGCAGAAAACGCTGTCCCAATTGGCTGTTGACGCCTTGAGCAGTGTCAGAATGACGGTAACCAATGCGCTAGAGGTGCAGGGAGGAATGCCCCAAACAACTGTTAAGGCTGAAGCCTTGAAGGACGAGAATTGGCTAACTGAAGATGCCAGGTCTGTGGCAGTCTATGCGTTAGGAAAGCAGGAAGCGCTGTCCGACGCGGACCTTGGGACCTTGAGCGGCAATTTAAAGCGTAAGGATTGGTATGCTAAGGTTAAGGCAGTCCGTGCGTTAGGAGGCCAGAGTCCGTTGTCCGAAGCCGCTGTGCAGGCCTTGATAGGTGCTTGTCAGGATAATAATCGGATTGTCAGGTCTGCGGCAGCCAGGGCGTTAGGAGGCCAGAGTCCGTTGTCCGAAGCCGCTGTGCAGGCCTTGATAGGTGCTTGTCAGGATAATAATCGGATTGTCAGGTCTGCGGCAGCCAGGGCGTTAGGACGCCAGAGTTCGTTGTCCGAAGCCGCTGTGCAGGCCTTGATAGGCGCTTTACAACATAAAAATAAGGATGTCAGGTCTACGGCAACTAGGGTGTTAGGAGGCCAGAATCCGTTGTCCGAAGCCACTGTGCAGGCCTTGATAGGCGCTTTACAACATAAAAATAAGGATGTCAGGTCTACGGCAGCTAGTGTGTTAGGAGGCCAGAGTCCGTTGTCCGAAGCCGCTGTGCAGGCCTTGATAGGTGCTTGTCAGGATAATGATCGGATTGTCAGGTCTGCGGCAGCCAGTGCGTTAGGAGGCCGGAGCACGTTGTCCGAAGCTGCCGTACGGGCCTTGATAGGCGCTTTACAGCATGAAAATGAGGATGTCAGATCTTTGGCAATTAGCGTGTTAGAGAAGCAGGAAACACTGTCCGATGCGGCCATTGAGGCCTTGAGTTGTACTTTAAAGGATCAAGCATGGTCTGTCAGGACTGCCGCAGTCCGTGTTTTAGAAAGCAAGGCAATGTTATCCGACAGGGCAGTTGAGGCTTTAATTGGCGCTTTAAAGGATCAAGCATGGTCTGTCAGGACTGCAGCAGCCAGTGCGTTAGAGAAGCATGAAACCCTATCTGACACTGCCGTTGAAGTCTTGAGCGGCGCTTTAAAGAACCAAGCGTGGGATGCCAAGATTGCGGCAGCCCGTGTATTAGGGAGGCAGAAAGCGCTGCCCGGCGCGGCCGTTGAGGCCTTAATCGGTGCTTTAAAGGATCAAGATCGGTATGTCAGAGCAACTGTAAACCGTGCGTTAAATGCGCATTTAAATCAGCTTTTCATCACATTTCCTAGCTTGGCATCTGAGCAGATAAAATCACTTTATACTCAATTTTTGTTCCCATTGAGCTGTAGAGAAACTATTTCATTGACTATACATCAGGGCAATCAACTGCGCTTATATACGGCGACTGAGCCGGGGAAATCCATTGAACTCATGAGCGAACAAATTGAAGTTATGGTTAAAGCTTTAAGAGCGGTCCGTGCGGAAGTGCAAATTCCGATATTACCGGAGGAAGAGCGATTGCTTATGGAGGAGTGAAATACACATTTAAGGCCTAATTGGTGAGTAGTCCGAGGGAATCTCACCCCCAAGACCGGGTGACCGGAGGCAGTCACCCGCCCCCGGGGTAGTGTCAGGAATTTTGTGTGAAAGAAGTCATATGATATGAAGTTAATAAAAAGGGAAGCATATGACGAAGATAGACAAAGGGATATTAGATAAATTTCTAGAGGGAGTAGATCTGTCCAATCCTCAATCGATATTTACAGAAGGTGGGTTGTTTGGTCAGCTTAAAAAGTCACTGGCAGAAAGAATATTGCAGGCTGAGTTAGAACATCATCTTGAGCAAGAGCGCAGCACAGGAGAGATAAAGAATAATCATAAAAATGGCAGTAGCAAGAAATCAGTCTTAGCATCAGAAGACAAGCTGGAGCTAGACATACCGCGAGATCGAGAGGGGAGTTTCACTCCACAATTGATAGCTAAGCATCAGAGGAGGCTGCCGGGCTTTGACGATAAAGTGGTCTCGCTTTACGCGCGAGGTTTACCGGTGCGGGAAATTCAAGCCCATTTAACAGAGCTGTATGGCTTGGAGGTATCGCCCGATCTGATCTCAAAGATCACCTCCGAAGTAATGGATGAGGTCAAGGAATGGCAGAGCCGGCCGCTAGAGCCGATGTATCCGCTGGTGTTTTTTGATGCGTTACGGGTCAAAATCCGTGATGAGGGCAGCGTTAAAAACAAAGCGGTCTATCTTGCCTTAGGTGTGCGGCCAGACGGTACCAAGGAAATTCTAGGCATTTGGATTGAACAAACTGAAGGGGCAAAATTCTGGTTGAGGGTGATGACGGAGCTTAAAAATCGAGGGCTGGCTGACGTATTAATCGCCGTAGTGGATGGACTAAAAGGTTTCCCAGAAGCCATTACAGCGGTCTTTCCACAAGCGCAAATCCAGACCTGTATTGTGCATTTAATTCGTAATAGTCTGGATTTTGTGAGCTGGAAAAACCGTAAAGCCGTCGCGGCAGAATTAAAAACAATTTATCGCGCCACAACCGAGGCCGCTCTGGCGCTTGAGGCCTTTGCTGAGGGTCCGTGGGGGCTGAAATATCCGCCGATTGCCTCAATTTGGCAGCGCCATTGGCAAGAAGTGATTCCCTTCTTTGCTTACCCGCAAGAGGTCCGTAAAATTATTTATACGACCAATGCCATCGAAAGCCTACATATGCAGGTGCGTAAGGTCATTAAAAATCGAGGTCATTTCCCGAATGACCAAGCTGCTATTAAGCTTATTTATTTGGCTTTGCGAAATATCACTAAAGATTGGAAAATGCCACCGATCACATGGCGGACTGCAAAAGTTCAATTTGCCATTTTATTTGGCGATCGTTTTACAGCCTCATTATAAGAAGCTGTAAAATTTAACCGTGACTTCGGACACACAAAAAATCTGACAGGCTCGCCCCCGGTTCCCACAGATCGTAGCGTGCGGATTTCCCGCACTACGCTCTTCAGCAGTTGATTCACAGCACCGCGATAGCTTGCAACGCCTGATAGGGAAGATGCAGCTTTGATCGCATTAATGGAAATCGCTTCTTGATCTTCTGAAATGCCTCCCAGGTAACGCCGCCTGAGCGACTCCGGCTGCTCAACATCTTGCGCCAGTAACGCTCCACCGCTCTATCTACATTCTGCAATGCCCGGAAGTTCCCGGCAATGCCATAGTAGGTATAGTGGCCACGTAATACCCGATTGAGCTTCCCGAATCGATAAATGCCTCACTTGACGCATCAGGCGTCAAACAGCGCCCAAAATTTGCCAGTCTTCGACCCTACTAACAGTAACGTCAGCTCGGGTTAAGCCAGCGCATTCTGGCAAGACTGCAAAGGGAGCTTAGGCTTGTTGGGCATAAGGCAATAAGCGATGATTCCGCTGAGTAGATTAACAGCAAAGTTAATAGGAGAGCGATGGCGAGTATGCTCGACCTGGCATAGGTTTTTCAATTCATCGAAGACGGTTTCGACAAGCGATCGTAGGCGCAATAAAGCCTGATCAAAAGGGGTGTGAACAATAGGCTTCATATTACGTCGGACCTTGGTAACAAGCTCAACGCCAAGATCCTTCAAGGATTGGGCCAGTTTCCTTGAGATATAGCCTTTGTCGGCATAAAGCTTGCCAAACAACGAGTGCACGAGATCAGGCACGGGCTTACGGTCATCGATATTACCCGGCGTGAACCTCAGCCCAAGCAGTTCACCTTGGTGATTAATCACTGCATGCAGCTTGAAGCCAAAGAACCACCCTGTGGAACTTTTACCTCGAGCGGCTAAGCCATCAAATACACGGTGACGGCTAATACGTAGATTGTCACAGACTGCAATAAGGTGTGGAATCCACAATAGAGATCCCTGTGCATTGGCCTTTGAGGGTTTCAAACAGAGCAGCTAGTGCAAGATTGCAGCGCGGTAATAGTTCAATGCAACGATTGTACGAGGGTAACCTCGGGAACTCTGAGCGCAGATGCTGGCATACATGATTCAAATAAAATGACTTGAATTGCCGATAGCGAATCTGATGAAAAAGCACGACTAGTGTCATCAATTCTGCTAAGGATAGGCTTGTAGCACGCAAGCGTTTGCGTTTTCCGCTAGATAACAACTTTTTGTTGAGTTCTGGCTCAAATTCTTTGCAAAAATCGTCCATCAGACAATAAAGTTCGGTAATATGATCCATGGGTGCTTTGGCCTTTCTTAGAGGGTTCGGTTTGCAAGACTTATATTCTCTTCGAAATACTTAGCGCCCGCCTCATTTTCCCTCATATCTTTTGCTCTTATCTCTGCACTTCCTTATCCCGAACTCAGGTTAACAGTAATCAACTCCGCTATCAGCCAAAGTAATACAAGAAGACAAAGAAAAATCGCAGGGGAAGAAGGTTGAGGCAAGAGCAGGAAAAGTAAGCCCGCGCTGGACTGACACACATATAGAATGTGTTCAACGCGGGCAGATGTCGATGAGGAGTTATATCAAGATAACTTAGGTTTTACACGCATTGGCAATCTGATTTTTAGCGTCTCGCCTGTTGAGGCAAGACCTTACTGTCTGATCAAGTCGGAACTCATGATCATACTCCTAACCATGGCAAACCTTGCCAACGCCAACCATTGATGGTGTTACGGTGTCCGCCGCGGTCTTTATCCCCTTCAAAACCTTCAAGAACATCAAATGCACGCGTAAACCCGGCCCGAGCAGCAGCCGCTGCCGCAAGTTTTGAACGACCCGCACTACGGCAGAGCAACAGGAGTGGCGTTTCCAGCGTCACCATTTCTCGTAATTGATTGATAAACGCCAGATTGGGTGCACCGCTTGGATAGCTCATCCATTCAAGATGAAGATATTGGCTAGAGTTGATGGCTGGCCGGCCCACCCAGTCAAGCTCCGCGC
Encoded here:
- a CDS encoding group II intron maturase-specific domain-containing protein, which gives rise to MYRFGKLNRVLRGHYTYYGIAGNFRALQNVDRAVERYWRKMLSSRSRSGGVTWEAFQKIKKRFPLMRSKLHLPYQALQAIAVL
- a CDS encoding rhodanese-like domain-containing protein, translating into MSSLEQLYTMAQQRCLDRELPYAGALTPNEAFEVLQSDRSARLVDVRTRAELDWVGRPAINSSQYLHLEWMSYPSGAPNLAFINQLREMVTLETPLLLLCRSAGRSKLAAAAAARAGFTRAFDVLEGFEGDKDRGGHRNTINGWRWQGLPWLGV
- a CDS encoding IS256 family transposase, which produces MTKIDKGILDKFLEGVDLSNPQSIFTEGGLFGQLKKSLAERILQAELEHHLEQERSTGEIKNNHKNGSSKKSVLASEDKLELDIPRDREGSFTPQLIAKHQRRLPGFDDKVVSLYARGLPVREIQAHLTELYGLEVSPDLISKITSEVMDEVKEWQSRPLEPMYPLVFFDALRVKIRDEGSVKNKAVYLALGVRPDGTKEILGIWIEQTEGAKFWLRVMTELKNRGLADVLIAVVDGLKGFPEAITAVFPQAQIQTCIVHLIRNSLDFVSWKNRKAVAAELKTIYRATTEAALALEAFAEGPWGLKYPPIASIWQRHWQEVIPFFAYPQEVRKIIYTTNAIESLHMQVRKVIKNRGHFPNDQAAIKLIYLALRNITKDWKMPPITWRTAKVQFAILFGDRFTASL